The proteins below are encoded in one region of Acidobacteriota bacterium:
- a CDS encoding ATP-dependent Clp protease adaptor ClpS produces the protein MGEQRRTETGVLEQTRVDTREPKLYKVILHNDDYTTMQFVVEVLETVFNKSPAESYRIMMLVHTTGQGLCGLYPFDIAETKVDTVHGWARREGFPLKASMEEE, from the coding sequence ATGGGCGAACAGCGGCGGACGGAGACCGGCGTCCTCGAGCAGACGCGCGTCGATACGCGGGAGCCGAAGCTCTACAAGGTCATCCTGCACAACGACGACTACACGACGATGCAGTTCGTCGTCGAGGTGCTCGAGACGGTGTTCAACAAGTCGCCCGCCGAGTCGTACCGGATCATGATGCTGGTCCACACGACGGGTCAGGGCCTCTGCGGGCTCTACCCGTTCGACATCGCCGAGACCAAGGTCGACACCGTGCACGGGTGGGCGCGCCGCGAGGGGTTTCCCCTCAAGGCCAGCATGGAAGAGGAGTAG
- a CDS encoding MBL fold metallo-hydrolase encodes MNQLAPGLRYVDLEYLGVPQVIATAVLGGRGNVALVDPGPAVALPMLEKQLAALGLGLDDVTALVLTHIHLDHAGATGTIVARRPDTTVFVHERGARHMIDPTKLLDSATRLYGNDMDRLWGEFLAVPAANVRALAGGESIEVGGRELAVAYTPGHASHHVSYFDAKSRIAFCGDTAGGRIGSARYVMPPTPPPDIDLDLWKASLAAIRSWQPERLFLTHFGPSDHPEAHLDELATRLDRVAGIARAALEEGRDDEAQADAFRRDMRAELGRHMAEADAQRYELAIPFDHCFYGLARYWRKRDALS; translated from the coding sequence ATGAACCAACTCGCTCCCGGTCTACGCTACGTCGACCTCGAGTACCTCGGGGTGCCCCAGGTCATCGCCACGGCCGTGCTCGGCGGCAGGGGGAACGTCGCGCTCGTGGACCCCGGACCGGCGGTCGCCCTGCCGATGCTCGAAAAGCAGCTCGCCGCCCTCGGGCTCGGCCTCGACGACGTGACCGCTCTCGTGCTGACGCACATCCACCTCGACCACGCCGGCGCGACCGGGACCATCGTGGCGCGGCGTCCCGACACGACCGTCTTCGTCCACGAGCGCGGGGCCCGGCACATGATCGACCCCACGAAGCTGCTCGACAGCGCCACGCGGCTCTATGGCAACGACATGGACCGGCTCTGGGGGGAGTTTCTCGCGGTGCCGGCGGCCAACGTCCGAGCCCTCGCGGGCGGCGAGTCGATCGAGGTCGGTGGGCGAGAGCTGGCCGTGGCGTACACGCCCGGGCACGCGTCGCATCACGTCAGCTACTTCGACGCGAAGAGCCGTATCGCCTTCTGCGGCGACACGGCGGGCGGCCGCATCGGCTCGGCCCGGTACGTGATGCCACCGACGCCGCCGCCCGACATCGACCTCGACCTGTGGAAGGCCAGTCTGGCCGCCATCCGATCGTGGCAGCCCGAGCGGCTGTTCCTCACGCATTTCGGTCCGAGCGACCATCCGGAGGCGCACCTCGACGAGCTGGCGACCCGCCTGGATCGCGTGGCCGGAATCGCTCGCGCGGCCCTTGAAGAGGGGCGCGACGACGAGGCGCAGGCCGACGCGTTCAGGCGCGACATGCGGGCGGAGCTCGGCCGGCACATGGCCGAGGCCGACGCGCAGCGCTACGAGCTCGCTATCCCGTTCGACCACTGCTTCTACGGGCTGGCGCGCTACTGGCGGAAGCGCGACGCCCTGTCGTAG
- a CDS encoding glycoside hydrolase: MGSLGATLALTGGLLLGGAAPSGPDGADPAPDARLTVEPVDSPAPPGSGQPQLAVDPRGRFLLSWVERGDGPASRFRLARLDTAGWSPARTIAEGDDFFVNWADVPSIFALSDGRLAAHWLAKNGEGTFAYDVRLRTSADEGATWSPPITPHRDGTQTEHGFASFFETPDGALGLAWLDGRHMTAGGHGGHGHGAGAMTLRATVLDRDGNPGPDWVLDDRVCECCPTSAVRTPRGVVVAYRDRGETEIRDIFVSRFEHGAWTKGVAVHEDNWEMPACPVNGPALAARDDVVALAWFTAVGTDPEVRIAFSQDAGRAWTAPTRVDGGVPLGRLSNVLLADGSALVGWIEFNDGTSEFRVRRVWPDGRLGDETVVTPISSDRASGYPRLARSGDRILAAWTETSPERRVRVARLTFVTPEVPQVAPGLP; the protein is encoded by the coding sequence ATGGGGTCGCTCGGCGCGACGCTCGCCCTGACGGGCGGCCTGCTCCTCGGCGGCGCGGCACCGAGCGGACCGGATGGGGCCGACCCGGCGCCCGACGCCCGTCTCACGGTCGAGCCAGTCGACAGCCCGGCGCCGCCGGGCAGCGGTCAGCCCCAGCTCGCCGTCGATCCACGCGGCCGCTTCCTCCTCAGTTGGGTCGAGCGCGGAGATGGGCCTGCCAGCCGCTTCAGGCTGGCTCGTCTCGACACCGCCGGGTGGTCGCCGGCACGGACGATCGCCGAGGGCGACGACTTCTTCGTCAACTGGGCCGACGTGCCCTCGATCTTCGCCCTCTCGGATGGCCGACTCGCGGCGCACTGGCTCGCGAAGAACGGCGAGGGCACGTTCGCCTACGACGTCCGCCTGCGCACGTCGGCAGACGAAGGAGCCACCTGGTCGCCTCCGATCACACCGCATCGCGACGGCACCCAGACCGAGCACGGCTTCGCGTCGTTCTTCGAGACGCCGGACGGTGCCTTGGGGCTGGCCTGGCTCGACGGACGCCACATGACGGCGGGTGGGCATGGTGGCCATGGCCACGGGGCCGGGGCGATGACCCTCCGGGCCACCGTCCTCGACCGGGACGGGAACCCCGGTCCCGACTGGGTGCTCGACGACCGGGTCTGCGAGTGCTGCCCGACGAGCGCCGTCCGCACCCCCCGGGGCGTTGTCGTCGCCTATCGTGACCGGGGAGAGACCGAGATTCGCGACATCTTCGTCTCGCGTTTCGAGCACGGCGCCTGGACGAAGGGGGTCGCCGTCCACGAGGACAACTGGGAGATGCCAGCCTGCCCGGTGAACGGGCCGGCGCTCGCGGCCCGCGACGACGTCGTCGCCCTCGCCTGGTTCACGGCCGTCGGCACCGACCCCGAGGTGAGAATAGCCTTTTCGCAGGACGCCGGGCGGGCGTGGACCGCGCCGACGCGCGTCGATGGCGGGGTGCCGCTCGGTCGTCTCTCGAACGTGCTGCTGGCGGATGGCTCCGCGCTCGTGGGCTGGATCGAGTTCAACGACGGGACGTCGGAATTTCGCGTCCGCCGCGTGTGGCCGGACGGCCGCCTGGGCGACGAGACCGTCGTGACGCCGATCAGCTCCGACCGCGCGAGCGGCTACCCTCGCCTTGCACGGTCGGGGGACCGGATCCTCGCCGCGTGGACCGAGACGAGCCCCGAGCGCCGGGTGCGCGTCGCGCGGCTCACGTTCGTCACGCCGGAGGTGCCGCAGGTCGCGCCGGGGCTTCCGTAG
- a CDS encoding ATP-binding protein, whose protein sequence is MHDFEKLGEFYLGRRYDLDARARGEAPVLYDSRDLVTHGMIIGMTGSGKTGLGIGLLEEAAIDGVPAIAIDPKGDLGNLLLTFPSLAPDDFRPWINEDEARRRGLEPDAYAADQATLWQRGLAEWGQDASRIAKLRDTADLVVYTPGSSSGRSISILRSFDAPPPEIVDDSELFAERVSTSASGLLSLAGVVADPVRSREHVLLSTIVGEAWRAGESLDLGALIARVITPPMARVGVLDMESFYPSAQRFDLATRLNGLLAAPAFASWLEGEPLDVGRLLYAPSGKPRIAVVSIAHLADAERMFFVSLLFNQVLGWMRRQPGTTSLRALLYMDEVAGYMPPVANPPSKPPLLTLLKQARAFGLGVVLATQNPGDLDYKGLSNLGTWWIGRLQTDRDKSKVLQGLEGAAASAAGGFDRTAMDRILSGLGKRVFLQHNVHDVAPTVFETRWCLSYLRGPLTRDQIRQLTPRDEPQAPAEPVPAGSAATTTSAALPPPPPAVPASARPVLPPAIAQLFVSSRGRAVVHYEPRLLVAGQIGFSDARHDVREVRDLVVSVPIADGPLPIDWTRASTLDVSLADLDTEPMPAATFAAPASPAMQPKNYAAWEKEFVRWAADTQVVELFRHPGLKLVSRPGEDEREFRIRLQLAGHEKRDADKARIEQKYQPRFRQLQQRLATAETRHAREAQQAQQQKLQTALSFGATIAGALFGNRRATVGTIGRATTAARGVGRSMKEAQDVKRAEESVEAVRAAIASAEAELAAELEAIEAAADYARAPLETVVVRPKRTQIVVRKTALAWVPSDVA, encoded by the coding sequence GTGCACGATTTCGAGAAGCTCGGCGAGTTCTACCTGGGGCGGCGGTACGACCTCGACGCGCGTGCGCGCGGCGAGGCGCCAGTGCTGTACGACTCGCGCGACCTCGTGACCCACGGCATGATCATCGGGATGACGGGGAGCGGGAAGACCGGCCTCGGCATCGGGCTGCTCGAGGAGGCAGCCATCGACGGCGTGCCCGCGATTGCGATCGACCCCAAGGGCGACCTCGGCAATCTCCTCCTCACGTTCCCCTCGCTCGCGCCAGACGACTTCCGGCCCTGGATCAACGAGGACGAGGCCAGGCGAAGGGGCCTCGAGCCCGACGCTTACGCGGCCGACCAGGCCACGCTCTGGCAGAGGGGCCTCGCGGAGTGGGGCCAGGACGCGTCGCGGATCGCGAAGCTGCGCGACACGGCCGACCTCGTGGTTTACACGCCTGGCAGCAGCTCGGGCCGCTCGATTTCCATCCTGCGTTCGTTCGACGCGCCGCCGCCGGAGATCGTCGACGATTCGGAGCTCTTCGCCGAGCGTGTCAGCACTTCGGCCAGCGGCTTGCTCTCGCTCGCCGGCGTCGTGGCCGATCCAGTACGCAGCCGCGAGCACGTGCTGCTCTCGACGATCGTTGGTGAGGCGTGGCGGGCAGGCGAGTCACTCGATCTCGGGGCGCTCATCGCGCGCGTCATCACGCCGCCAATGGCGCGCGTCGGGGTGCTCGACATGGAGTCGTTCTACCCTTCGGCCCAGCGCTTCGATCTGGCGACGCGCCTGAACGGCCTGCTCGCTGCGCCCGCCTTTGCGTCGTGGCTCGAAGGCGAGCCGCTCGACGTCGGGCGCCTCCTGTACGCCCCGTCTGGCAAGCCGCGGATCGCCGTCGTGTCCATCGCGCACCTGGCGGACGCGGAACGCATGTTCTTCGTGTCGCTGCTGTTCAACCAGGTGCTCGGCTGGATGCGGCGTCAGCCCGGCACGACGAGCCTGCGCGCGCTGCTCTACATGGACGAAGTCGCGGGCTACATGCCTCCAGTCGCCAACCCGCCGTCGAAGCCGCCGCTGCTGACGCTGCTGAAACAGGCGCGCGCGTTTGGCCTCGGCGTCGTGCTCGCCACGCAGAATCCCGGCGATCTCGACTACAAGGGGCTGTCGAACCTCGGCACGTGGTGGATCGGACGGCTGCAGACCGACCGCGACAAGTCGAAGGTGCTTCAAGGGCTCGAAGGCGCGGCAGCGAGCGCGGCTGGCGGGTTCGACCGCACGGCGATGGACCGCATCCTCTCCGGGCTCGGCAAGCGGGTCTTCCTCCAGCACAACGTCCACGACGTGGCGCCGACCGTGTTCGAAACGCGCTGGTGCCTGTCGTACCTGCGCGGCCCGCTGACGCGCGATCAGATCCGGCAGTTGACACCGCGAGATGAGCCGCAGGCACCGGCCGAGCCCGTGCCCGCGGGCTCCGCCGCGACAACGACGAGCGCCGCGTTGCCGCCGCCGCCTCCAGCGGTGCCCGCCTCCGCACGGCCCGTGCTGCCGCCGGCGATCGCGCAGCTCTTCGTGTCGTCGCGGGGCCGCGCCGTCGTGCACTACGAGCCACGCCTGCTCGTGGCCGGCCAGATCGGGTTCTCGGACGCACGCCACGACGTGCGCGAGGTGCGCGATCTCGTGGTCTCGGTGCCGATCGCGGACGGCCCGCTGCCGATCGACTGGACCCGGGCCTCGACGCTCGACGTCTCGCTCGCCGATCTCGACACCGAGCCGATGCCCGCTGCGACGTTTGCCGCGCCGGCCTCGCCGGCCATGCAGCCGAAGAACTACGCCGCCTGGGAGAAGGAGTTCGTGCGCTGGGCCGCCGACACCCAGGTGGTCGAGCTCTTCCGCCACCCCGGGCTGAAGCTCGTCTCGCGGCCTGGGGAAGACGAGCGCGAGTTCCGCATTCGGTTGCAGCTCGCGGGTCACGAGAAGCGCGATGCCGACAAGGCGCGCATCGAGCAGAAGTATCAGCCACGCTTTCGCCAGCTCCAGCAGCGGCTGGCCACGGCCGAGACCCGGCACGCCCGCGAGGCGCAGCAGGCCCAGCAGCAGAAGCTGCAGACCGCGCTCAGCTTCGGCGCGACGATCGCCGGCGCGCTGTTCGGCAACCGCCGGGCGACCGTCGGCACCATCGGGCGCGCGACGACGGCCGCACGGGGCGTCGGCCGCAGCATGAAGGAGGCCCAGGACGTCAAGCGCGCCGAGGAGTCGGTCGAGGCCGTGCGAGCGGCGATCGCCTCGGCCGAGGCCGAGCTCGCCGCGGAGCTCGAGGCCATCGAGGCGGCCGCCGACTACGCGCGGGCGCCGCTCGAAACGGTGGTGGTCCGCCCGAAGCGCACACAGATCGTGGTCAGGAAGACGGCGCTCGCCTGGGTGCCGTCGGACGTCGCGTGA